Proteins encoded within one genomic window of Brienomyrus brachyistius isolate T26 chromosome 22, BBRACH_0.4, whole genome shotgun sequence:
- the kdm8 gene encoding lysine-specific demethylase 8 isoform X1 produces the protein MLTLRKLCVQSEDVTAALRIMASVWKEIRAALPPTEADFPLHFSEKVERSVVKVLEQARLQLYGTGSTYLLQHTAQTILDFSWERLNIGTWRDVDKEWRRVYAYGCLFKVAALCCAEPGEAEVCEAIRTCDMGLLMGASIMEDVLQTMVVILQRRLRRGCSEQANAAEGPSAKRLKESCVLVPAISPAKEVPRTKCLPLDRFRVDYLTQQKPVILEGAIDHWPAFNDHKWSIEYLRKVAGCRTVPVEVGSRYTDEDWSQKLITVSAFIDRYILGKEEGDGVGYLAQHQLFDQIPELKADISIPDYCCLGEGDEDDITINAWFGPAGTISPLHHDPQHNLLAQVVGSKYIRLYSPEDSRKLYAHQSQLLHNTSQVDVESPDNGRFPLFGEVPYQECLLQPGDMLFIPARHWHYVRSLQLSFSVSFWWS, from the exons ATGTTGACTCTCCGGAAGTTATGTGTGCAAAGCGAGGATGTTACGGCT GCCCTACGGATCATGGCCAGTGTGTGGAAGGAGATCCGAGCAGCTCTGCCTCCAACCGAGGCAGACTTTCCTCTGCACTTCAGTGAGAAGGTGGAGCGCAGTGTGGTGAAGGTGCTGGAGCAGGCCAGGCTGCAGCTCTACGGCACCGGGAGCACCTATCTCCTTCAGCACACCGCCCAGACCATCTTGGACTTCTCTTGGGAGAGGCTCAACATCGGGACCTGGAGGGATGTGGACAAGGAGTGGCGGAGGGTGTACGCCTACGGCTGCCTGTTCAAGGTGGCGGCACTGTGCTGTGCGGAGCCCGGCGAGGCGGAGGTCTGCGAGGCCATCAGGACGTGCGACATGGGTCTGCTGATGGGGGCCTCCATCATGGAGGACGTGCTTCAGACGATGGTGGTGATCTTGCAGCGCAGGCTGAGGCGGGGGTGTTCAGAGCAGGCAAACGCTGCCGAGGGGCCCAGTGCAAAG AGACTGAAGGAGAGCTGCGTTCTTGTACCTGCAATCAGTCCGGCTAAGGAAGTCCCCAGGACAAAGTGTCTGCCTTTAGATCGCTTCCGGGTGGATTACCTGACTCAGCAGAAGCCAGTGATCTTAGAGGGCGCCATAGACCACTGGCCTGCATTTAATGACCACAAATGGAG CATAGAGTACCTGCGCAAGGTAGCAGGCTGTCGGACTGTCCCGGTTGAAGTGGGCTCCCGTTACACAGATGAGGACTGGTCACAGAAGCTCATCACCGTAAGCGCCTTCATAGACCGCTACATACTTGGAAAG GAGGAAGGAGATGGTGTCGGGTACCTGGCCCAGCATCAGCTCTTCGATCAG ATCCCGGAATTGAAGGCTGATATCAGTATCCCTGACTACTGCTGCCTGGGGGAGGGAGATGAGGATGACATCACAATCAACGCCTGGTTTGGCCCGGCGGGGACCATCTCCCCTCTACACCACGATCCCCAGCACAACCTTCTGGCTCAG GTGGTGGGAAGCAAGTACATCCGGCTCTACTCTCCAGAGGACAGCAGGAAGCTGTACGCCCATCAGTCTCAGCTACTGCACAACACCAGCCAG GTGGACGTGGAGAGCCCGGATAATGGCCGCTTCCCGCTGTTTGGAGAGGTCCCCTACCAAGAGTGCCTGCTGCAGCCAGGGGACATGCTCTTCATCCCTGCTCGTCACTGGCACTACGTGCGTTCCCTCCAGCTCAGCTTCTCTGTCAGCTTTTGGTGGTCCTGA
- the kdm8 gene encoding lysine-specific demethylase 8 isoform X3, which translates to MASVWKEIRAALPPTEADFPLHFSEKVERSVVKVLEQARLQLYGTGSTYLLQHTAQTILDFSWERLNIGTWRDVDKEWRRVYAYGCLFKVAALCCAEPGEAEVCEAIRTCDMGLLMGASIMEDVLQTMVVILQRRLRRGCSEQANAAEGPSAKRLKESCVLVPAISPAKEVPRTKCLPLDRFRVDYLTQQKPVILEGAIDHWPAFNDHKWSIEYLRKVAGCRTVPVEVGSRYTDEDWSQKLITVSAFIDRYILGKEEGDGVGYLAQHQLFDQIPELKADISIPDYCCLGEGDEDDITINAWFGPAGTISPLHHDPQHNLLAQVVGSKYIRLYSPEDSRKLYAHQSQLLHNTSQVDVESPDNGRFPLFGEVPYQECLLQPGDMLFIPARHWHYVRSLQLSFSVSFWWS; encoded by the exons ATGGCCAGTGTGTGGAAGGAGATCCGAGCAGCTCTGCCTCCAACCGAGGCAGACTTTCCTCTGCACTTCAGTGAGAAGGTGGAGCGCAGTGTGGTGAAGGTGCTGGAGCAGGCCAGGCTGCAGCTCTACGGCACCGGGAGCACCTATCTCCTTCAGCACACCGCCCAGACCATCTTGGACTTCTCTTGGGAGAGGCTCAACATCGGGACCTGGAGGGATGTGGACAAGGAGTGGCGGAGGGTGTACGCCTACGGCTGCCTGTTCAAGGTGGCGGCACTGTGCTGTGCGGAGCCCGGCGAGGCGGAGGTCTGCGAGGCCATCAGGACGTGCGACATGGGTCTGCTGATGGGGGCCTCCATCATGGAGGACGTGCTTCAGACGATGGTGGTGATCTTGCAGCGCAGGCTGAGGCGGGGGTGTTCAGAGCAGGCAAACGCTGCCGAGGGGCCCAGTGCAAAG AGACTGAAGGAGAGCTGCGTTCTTGTACCTGCAATCAGTCCGGCTAAGGAAGTCCCCAGGACAAAGTGTCTGCCTTTAGATCGCTTCCGGGTGGATTACCTGACTCAGCAGAAGCCAGTGATCTTAGAGGGCGCCATAGACCACTGGCCTGCATTTAATGACCACAAATGGAG CATAGAGTACCTGCGCAAGGTAGCAGGCTGTCGGACTGTCCCGGTTGAAGTGGGCTCCCGTTACACAGATGAGGACTGGTCACAGAAGCTCATCACCGTAAGCGCCTTCATAGACCGCTACATACTTGGAAAG GAGGAAGGAGATGGTGTCGGGTACCTGGCCCAGCATCAGCTCTTCGATCAG ATCCCGGAATTGAAGGCTGATATCAGTATCCCTGACTACTGCTGCCTGGGGGAGGGAGATGAGGATGACATCACAATCAACGCCTGGTTTGGCCCGGCGGGGACCATCTCCCCTCTACACCACGATCCCCAGCACAACCTTCTGGCTCAG GTGGTGGGAAGCAAGTACATCCGGCTCTACTCTCCAGAGGACAGCAGGAAGCTGTACGCCCATCAGTCTCAGCTACTGCACAACACCAGCCAG GTGGACGTGGAGAGCCCGGATAATGGCCGCTTCCCGCTGTTTGGAGAGGTCCCCTACCAAGAGTGCCTGCTGCAGCCAGGGGACATGCTCTTCATCCCTGCTCGTCACTGGCACTACGTGCGTTCCCTCCAGCTCAGCTTCTCTGTCAGCTTTTGGTGGTCCTGA
- the LOC125718501 gene encoding uncharacterized protein LOC125718501, with protein sequence MKQRLWGLDVHVFEGLILTSSSRCEALSMLCRTRFSGRIPSSGTSRVAYYSKRLDSVARALPLCLRAVAAAAEAVMASADLVQLHPLKLRVPHAVHAILTQVRTSHLTPARSVHYQNVLLTLANVTVERCSALNPATLLPTEVDGEPHDCLQVIDCVCRPRPDLTDIPLEGGDVLFVDGSSLRLEDGSPATSYAVVMQDGLLVDGGPLPRHWSAQAAELFALRQACKLAEGQKVTIYTDSRYAFGMCHDHGALWKQRGFRTSTGKPIQHHELVEQLLDALMPPEQVAIVKCQAHTKRTDEISQGNDLADQWAKSLVKNSTGFGNKVLLAKNVDKPGAENDLVLIQTGATEAELRGWKRSGAWSDREGVWRHSGTNQPYHPRSAYPGMAKAVHGLDHVSRDGMVAAVTRVWHAPGFATAAAQFCGKCMVCMKFNVGKGIPTGPAVTPSPQSPFDHLQMDFIELTPCKGYKYCLVIVDLFSRWVEAFPCRRPDALSVAKCLLKEVIPRWGIPSKITTDNGPAFIAEILAKLSHWMQIDLKHYCAYHPSSGGIVERANQTLKLKLAKISETTGLPWVDALPLALLFMRARTHRQTGLAPFEVLTGRPMRVLSPSRYVTLETVDGDLLTYLTGLRQAIGAAWDQVRANWRNPEGELPRAVTPLEPGSWVLVRDLRRKRWNTPRWRGPHQVLMVTPHAVKVEGIDAWIHQVHCRRVSDPGGSFETGPRKGHNCVALP encoded by the coding sequence ATGAAGCAACGACTTTGGGGTTTGGATGTTCACGTGTTTGAGGGTTTGATTCTTACCTCTAGCTCTAGATGTGAGGCTCTATCTATGCTATGCCGTACCCGCTTCTCTGGCAGGATCCCTTCATCTGGAACAAGCAGAGTTGCATACTACTCAAAGCGTTTGGACTCGGTGGCTCGAGCATTACCCCTTTGTCTTCGAGCGGTAGCTGCGGCCGCAGAGGCAGTGATGGCAAGCGCAGATCTAGTCCAGTTACATCCACTGAAACTTCGAGTTCCCCATGCAGTGCACGCAATCCTGACACAGGTCAGGACATCTCATTTGACGCCTGCGCGATCGGTGCATTATCAGAATGTTTTGTTAACACTGGCAAATGTGACTGTGGAAAGATGCTCTGCTTTGAATCCGGCGACCCTCCTTCCCACGGAGGTGGACGGAGAACCGCATGATTGTTTGCAGGTCATCGACTGTGTGTGCAGGCCTAGGCCGGATCTGACCGACATCCCACTGGAAGGAGGTGACGTTCTGTTTGTCGATGGGAGTTCTTTGAGGCTGGAGGACGGATCTCCAGCGACCTCCTATGCCGTGGTGATGCAAGACGGATTACTTGTGGACGGAGGGCCTCTGCCCAGACATTGGTCCGCACAAGCGGCTGAGCTGTTTGCACTGCGACAGGCCTGCAAATTGGCTGAGGGACAAAAAgtcactatctacacagactcaagATACGCCTTCGGGATGTGTCATGATCATGGTGCATTGTGGAAGCAGAGAGGTTTTCGCACCAGCACTGGAAAACCCATTCAGCATCATGAGTTAGTGGAACAATTACTGGACGCTCTCATGCCACCTGAACAGGTGGCAATAGTGAAGTGCCAGGCCCACACTAAGCGGACTGATGAAATCAGTCAGGGAAATGACCTCGCAGACCAGTGGGCTAAAAGTTTAGTCAAGAACTCCACTGGGTTTGGGAATAAGGTTTTACTGGCAAAGAATGTTGATAAACCAGGTGCTGAAAATGACcttgttttgattcaaacaggtGCAACGGAGGCTGAGCTCCGCGGATGGAAACGGAGCGGGGCATGGAGTGATAGAGAAGGCGTGTGGCGACATTCTGGGACTAACCAACCTTATCACCCTAGATCTGCGTATCCAGGGATGGCCAAAGCCGTTCATGGCCTGGATCATGTGTCCCGTGATGGGATGGTGGCAGCTGTGACTCGGGTGTGGCATGCCCCTGGGTTTGCCACAGCTGCTGCCCAATTCTGCGGGAAGTGTATGGTGTGCATGAAATTCAATGTGGGAAAGGGCATCCCAACCGGCCCTGCAGTGACCCCGAGTCCCCAAAGCCCATTCGATCACCtgcagatggatttcattgaGCTAACTCCTTGCAAGGGATATAAGTATTGCTTGGTGATTGTAGATTtgttttccagatgggtggaggcaTTTCCTTGCCGTCGCCCTGATGCTCTGAGTGTGGCTAAATGTCTGTTAAAGGAGGTGATTCCACGATGGGGCATTCCATCTAAAATCACCACAGACAACGGTCCTGCGTTCATCGCAGAGATCCTGGCTAAATTGTCCCATTGGATGCAAATTGATTTGAAGCATTATTGTGCCTATCACCCCTCGAGTGGGGGGATAGTGGAGAGAGCAAATCAGACACTTAAACTGAAATTGGCGAAAATTTCAGAGACGACGGGCCTgccctgggtggatgccctgcccCTGGCTTTGTTATTCATGCGAGCCAGGACACACCGCCAAACAGGGTTGGCTCCTTTCGAAGTGTTGACGGGAAGGCCGATGCGTGTTTTGTCTCCCTCGCGATATGTCACACTGGAGACCGTGGATGGGGATTTGCTGACTTATCTTACAGGTTTGCGGCAGGCGATAGGTGCAGCCTGGGACCAGGTTCGTGCCAATTGGAGGAATCCAGAGGGAGAGCTGCCACGAGCTGTGACACCTCTCGAGCCAGGGAGCTGGGTGTTGGTTCGCGACCTGAGGAGGAAAAGATGGAACACGCCGAGATGGAGGGGACCCCACCAGGTCTTGATGGTGACCCCTCACGCAGTGAAAGTGGAGGGAATCGACGCCTGGATCCATCAAGTCCACTGCAGACGCGTGTCCGACCCTGGTGGTTCTTTCGAGACTGGCCCCAGAAAGGGCCACAACTGTGTTGCCTTGCCCTGA
- the LOC125718503 gene encoding uncharacterized protein LOC125718503 isoform X2, which yields MNTNADAVTAALNVSDCWVCHYMPHTSAAWPFYGIPYTYHDMAVLNDTCSGPVSVVAGLLTRELRSSSSTPPPPACRVSGIVKSRAVEAAFVATHDRLQQEYAENDPILYLTQADQSNHWGFTTVHLLVGMNKTGEGWVCSAQVIITWAVGKAGEAGDPERYGARVQELTVPALRCRQSPDNCSYSAVSCPSDSTVMVKGVTPPEDGLAVIPANSVMLLWAPPLPYADDPLLPAWLYDSQPRVVVHATGNADTVGDSCSIQPPPARFDPLRNGPAFYYTADSDCL from the exons ATGAATACCAATGCCGATGCTGTGACTGCTGCGCTGAATGTTTCAGACTGCTGGGTTTGCCATTATATGCCCCACACTTCTGCGGCATGGCCCTTCTACGGGATTCCGTACACCTATCATGACATGGCGGTCTTGAACGACACCTGCTCCGGCCCTGTGTCTGTTGTGGCTGGGCTGCTGACTCGCGAGCTACGGTCATCGTCCTCAactccaccaccacctgcatgtCGCGTTTCTGGTATTGTTAAGTCGCGGGCAGTGGAGGCGGCCTTTGTGGCCACGCATGACCGGTTACAACAGGAGTATGCTGAGAACGATCCAATCCTCTATCTGACTCAGGCAGACCAGTCTAATCACTGGGGCTTCACTACAGTCCATTTGCTGGTAGGCATGAATAAAACAGGAGAGGGCTGGGTTTGCTCAGCCCAGGTGATTATCACATGGGCTGTTGGTAAGGCAGGGGAGGCTGGGGACCCCGAGCGCTACGGTGCACGGGTGCAAGAACTGACTGTACCTGCTCTGCGATGCCGCCAAAGCCCTGATAACTGTTCTTATTCTGCAGTGTCCTGTCCATCGGACTCGACCGTGATGGTGAAGGGAGTGACCCCGCCTGAGGATGGCTTGGCTGTCATCCCG GCAAATTCTGTTATGCTCCTATGGGCTCCCCCTCTTCCCTACGCGGATGATCCTCTTCTTCCCGCCTGGCTCTACGACTCTCAGCCCCGGGTTGTCGTCCATGCGACCGGCAACGCCGACACCGTTGGTGACTCCTGTTCCATCCAGCCGCCACCGGCCCGATTCGACCCGCTGCGCAATGGTCCGGCGTTTTACTACACTGCGGACTCTGATTGTTTGTGA
- the kdm8 gene encoding lysine-specific demethylase 8 isoform X4, whose translation MLQTFILTGAVLSISGTCMLTLRKLCVQSEDVTAALRIMASVWKEIRAALPPTEADFPLHFSEKVERSVVKVLEQARLQLYGTGSTYLLQHTAQTILDFSWERLNIGTWRDVDKEWRRVYAYGCLFKVAALCCAEPGEAEVCEAIRTCDMGLLMGASIMEDVLQTMVVILQRRLRRGCSEQANAAEGPSAKRLKESCVLVPAISPAKEVPRTKCLPLDRFRVDYLTQQKPVILEGAIDHWPAFNDHKWRSPQYLWTSQNPTTPLDFTEAHNTLDFTEAHNTFGLHRTLQHLWTSQKPTIPLDFTKPYNTFGLHRSPQYFWTSQKPTIPLDFTEAHNTFGLHRTLQHLWTSQKPTIPHHSKYILNK comes from the exons atgctccagacttttattttgacagGCGCGGTTCTGTCGATAAGCGGAACTTGTATGTTGACTCTCCGGAAGTTATGTGTGCAAAGCGAGGATGTTACGGCT GCCCTACGGATCATGGCCAGTGTGTGGAAGGAGATCCGAGCAGCTCTGCCTCCAACCGAGGCAGACTTTCCTCTGCACTTCAGTGAGAAGGTGGAGCGCAGTGTGGTGAAGGTGCTGGAGCAGGCCAGGCTGCAGCTCTACGGCACCGGGAGCACCTATCTCCTTCAGCACACCGCCCAGACCATCTTGGACTTCTCTTGGGAGAGGCTCAACATCGGGACCTGGAGGGATGTGGACAAGGAGTGGCGGAGGGTGTACGCCTACGGCTGCCTGTTCAAGGTGGCGGCACTGTGCTGTGCGGAGCCCGGCGAGGCGGAGGTCTGCGAGGCCATCAGGACGTGCGACATGGGTCTGCTGATGGGGGCCTCCATCATGGAGGACGTGCTTCAGACGATGGTGGTGATCTTGCAGCGCAGGCTGAGGCGGGGGTGTTCAGAGCAGGCAAACGCTGCCGAGGGGCCCAGTGCAAAG AGACTGAAGGAGAGCTGCGTTCTTGTACCTGCAATCAGTCCGGCTAAGGAAGTCCCCAGGACAAAGTGTCTGCCTTTAGATCGCTTCCGGGTGGATTACCTGACTCAGCAGAAGCCAGTGATCTTAGAGGGCGCCATAGACCACTGGCCTGCATTTAATGACCACAAATGGAG AAGCCCACAATACCTTTGGACTTCACAGAACCCTACAACACCTTTGGACTTCACAGAAGCCCACAATACTTTGGACTTCACAGAAGCCCACAATACCTTTGGACTTCACAGAACCCTACAACACCTTTGGACTTCACAGAAGCCCACAATACCTTTGGACTTCACAAAACCCTACAACACCTTTGGACTTCACAGAAGCCCACAATACTTTTGGACTTCACAGAAGCCCACAATACCTTTGGACTTCACAGAAGCCCACAATACCTTTGGACTTCACAGAACCCTACAACACCTTTGGACTTCACAGAAGCCCACAATAC CTCACCATTCTAAATATATTCTAAATAAATAA
- the LOC125718503 gene encoding uncharacterized protein LOC125718503 isoform X1 — protein MNTNADAVTAALNVSDCWVCHYMPHTSAAWPFYGIPYTYHDMAVLNDTCSGPVSVVAGLLTRELRSSSSTPPPPACRVSGIVKSRAVEAAFVATHDRLQQEYAENDPILYLTQADQSNHWGFTTVHLLVGMNKTGEGWVCSAQVIITWAVGKAGEAGDPERYGARVQELTVPALRCRQSPDNCSYSAVSCPSDSTVMVKGVTPPEDGLAVIPVNGTVCFHLSNSAQSRTPSSPPVHCKAYVNFSVLGDVLLVAPPRSAFICGHKDSLKGYTVLFLSKPKADWYCYLAYLVPPIHVVPKAQMSLAVRAYTRSRQSLSQTEQWFEVFIPSLGLADLQTEVAALQTAVEKVANQTLDTVKAVSGDLSAVRQVALQNRMALDLLLAEKGGVCAIVGRECCKYIPDSSQAVQDLEDVVHKQMSEANSVMLLWAPPLPYADDPLLPAWLYDSQPRVVVHATGNADTVGDSCSIQPPPARFDPLRNGPAFYYTADSDCL, from the exons ATGAATACCAATGCCGATGCTGTGACTGCTGCGCTGAATGTTTCAGACTGCTGGGTTTGCCATTATATGCCCCACACTTCTGCGGCATGGCCCTTCTACGGGATTCCGTACACCTATCATGACATGGCGGTCTTGAACGACACCTGCTCCGGCCCTGTGTCTGTTGTGGCTGGGCTGCTGACTCGCGAGCTACGGTCATCGTCCTCAactccaccaccacctgcatgtCGCGTTTCTGGTATTGTTAAGTCGCGGGCAGTGGAGGCGGCCTTTGTGGCCACGCATGACCGGTTACAACAGGAGTATGCTGAGAACGATCCAATCCTCTATCTGACTCAGGCAGACCAGTCTAATCACTGGGGCTTCACTACAGTCCATTTGCTGGTAGGCATGAATAAAACAGGAGAGGGCTGGGTTTGCTCAGCCCAGGTGATTATCACATGGGCTGTTGGTAAGGCAGGGGAGGCTGGGGACCCCGAGCGCTACGGTGCACGGGTGCAAGAACTGACTGTACCTGCTCTGCGATGCCGCCAAAGCCCTGATAACTGTTCTTATTCTGCAGTGTCCTGTCCATCGGACTCGACCGTGATGGTGAAGGGAGTGACCCCGCCTGAGGATGGCTTGGCTGTCATCCCGGTAAATGGGACTGTGTGTTTCCATCTGTCTAATTCAGCCCAGTCTCGAACCCCTTCCTCCCCACCTGTTCACTGTAAGGCTTATGTTAACTTCTCTGTCCTTGGTGATGTCCTGCTAGTGGCACCACCACGTTCGGCGTTTATCTGTGGTCACAAAGACTCTCTTAAGGGTTACACTGTTTTGTTTCTTTCGAAACCGAAGGCTGATTGGTATTGTTATCTAGCTTATCTTGTTCCTCCTATTCATGTAGTGCCCAAGGCGCAGATGTCGTTAGCCGTGCGTGCATATACACGCAGCAGACAGTCTCTTAGTCAGACTGAGCAATGGTTTGAGGTGTTTATTCCATCCCTTGGGTTGGCAGACCTTCAGACAGAGGTGGCTGCCCTGCAGACTGCAGTTGAAAAGGTGGCCAATCAAACGCTTGACACCGTGAAGGCCGTCTCGGGTGATTTGTCAGCGGTTAGGCAGGTAGCTCTGCAAAACCGCATGGCACTGGATCTCCTGTTGGCTGAGAAAGGTGGAGTTTGTGCTATTGTGGGAAGAGAATGTTGCAAGTACATCCCTGATTCATCTCAGGCTGTGCAGGATCTAGAGGACGTGGTGCACAAGCAGATGTCTGAG GCAAATTCTGTTATGCTCCTATGGGCTCCCCCTCTTCCCTACGCGGATGATCCTCTTCTTCCCGCCTGGCTCTACGACTCTCAGCCCCGGGTTGTCGTCCATGCGACCGGCAACGCCGACACCGTTGGTGACTCCTGTTCCATCCAGCCGCCACCGGCCCGATTCGACCCGCTGCGCAATGGTCCGGCGTTTTACTACACTGCGGACTCTGATTGTTTGTGA
- the kdm8 gene encoding lysine-specific demethylase 8 isoform X2 → MLQTFILTGAVLSISGTCMLTLRKLCVQSEDVTAALRIMASVWKEIRAALPPTEADFPLHFSEKVERSVVKVLEQARLQLYGTGSTYLLQHTAQTILDFSWERLNIGTWRDVDKEWRRVYAYGCLFKVAALCCAEPGEAEVCEAIRTCDMGLLMGASIMEDVLQTMVVILQRRLRRGCSEQANAAEGPSAKRLKESCVLVPAISPAKEVPRTKCLPLDRFRVDYLTQQKPVILEGAIDHWPAFNDHKWRSPQYLWTSQNPTTPLDFTEAHNTLDFTEAHNTFGLHRTLQHLWTSQKPTIPLDFTKPYNTFGLHRSPQYFWTSQKPTIPLDFTEAHNTFGLHRTLQHLWTSQKPTIPLDFTEAHNTFGLHRSPQYFWTSQKPTIPLDFTEPYNAFGLHRSPQYLTILNIF, encoded by the exons atgctccagacttttattttgacagGCGCGGTTCTGTCGATAAGCGGAACTTGTATGTTGACTCTCCGGAAGTTATGTGTGCAAAGCGAGGATGTTACGGCT GCCCTACGGATCATGGCCAGTGTGTGGAAGGAGATCCGAGCAGCTCTGCCTCCAACCGAGGCAGACTTTCCTCTGCACTTCAGTGAGAAGGTGGAGCGCAGTGTGGTGAAGGTGCTGGAGCAGGCCAGGCTGCAGCTCTACGGCACCGGGAGCACCTATCTCCTTCAGCACACCGCCCAGACCATCTTGGACTTCTCTTGGGAGAGGCTCAACATCGGGACCTGGAGGGATGTGGACAAGGAGTGGCGGAGGGTGTACGCCTACGGCTGCCTGTTCAAGGTGGCGGCACTGTGCTGTGCGGAGCCCGGCGAGGCGGAGGTCTGCGAGGCCATCAGGACGTGCGACATGGGTCTGCTGATGGGGGCCTCCATCATGGAGGACGTGCTTCAGACGATGGTGGTGATCTTGCAGCGCAGGCTGAGGCGGGGGTGTTCAGAGCAGGCAAACGCTGCCGAGGGGCCCAGTGCAAAG AGACTGAAGGAGAGCTGCGTTCTTGTACCTGCAATCAGTCCGGCTAAGGAAGTCCCCAGGACAAAGTGTCTGCCTTTAGATCGCTTCCGGGTGGATTACCTGACTCAGCAGAAGCCAGTGATCTTAGAGGGCGCCATAGACCACTGGCCTGCATTTAATGACCACAAATGGAG AAGCCCACAATACCTTTGGACTTCACAGAACCCTACAACACCTTTGGACTTCACAGAAGCCCACAATACTTTGGACTTCACAGAAGCCCACAATACCTTTGGACTTCACAGAACCCTACAACACCTTTGGACTTCACAGAAGCCCACAATACCTTTGGACTTCACAAAACCCTACAACACCTTTGGACTTCACAGAAGCCCACAATACTTTTGGACTTCACAGAAGCCCACAATACCTTTGGACTTCACAGAAGCCCACAATACCTTTGGACTTCACAGAACCCTACAACACCTTTGGACTTCACAGAAGCCCACAATACCTTTGGACTTCACAGAAGCCCACAATACTTTTGGACTTCACAGAAGCCCACAATACTTTTGGACTTCACAGAAGCCCACAATACCTTTGGACTTCACAGAACCCTACAACGCCTTTGGACTTCACAGAAGCCCACAATACCTCACCATTCTAAATATATTCTAA